CACACACCTCAAACCATGGACCTTTCCACCCTCCACCAACCCGTCTCCGACCTTTTCGCCGATGCGCATGCGGAGGACCCCCAAGGGTTCCGGCTGTCCGAAGAGCAGGTGGCGTTCTTCCATGAGAACGGCTACCTGACCGGGGTGCGCGTGCTGACCGATGCGCAGGTCGAAGCGCTTCGCGAGCAGTTGGCCCCGCTGATGGTCTCCGGGCACGAAGGCGAAGAGCTGTGGCACGAGTACCACTCCAACGAGTCCACCAACCCCGACACGGTGCTGTTCCACGCGCTGGGGGCGTGGCGGATCCAGCCCGGCTTCCACGACGCGCTCTGGAACCCGCGCTTCGCCGTGCCCGCGGCCCAACTGCTGGGCGGCCGCGTGCGGTTCTGGCACGACCAGCTCTTCTGCAAGCCCGTACGGCACGGCGGGGTGGTTGCGTGGCACCAGGATTACTCCTACTGGACGCGCACGAAGCCGATGGCGCACCTCACGTGCTGGATCGGACTGGACGACGCCACGCGCGACAACGGGTGCCTGGCGTACATCCCGAGGAGCCACGAGTGGGAGCTGCTTCCCGTCACGGGTCTCGCGGGGGACATGGACGCGATCCAGACAGTGCTGAGCGAGGAGCAGAAGGCCGCGTTCCACCCCGTGTACGCCGAGCTGAGGGCCGGGGAAGCCGCGTTCCACCACCCGCTGCTCGTGCACGGCTCGTACGAGAACCGCACCGATCGCCCGCGCCGGGCAATGGTGATCAACGCGATGCGAGACGGCGTGTGCTCCTACACCGACGAACCCCTGCTGCAGGGGGTGCCTCGCATTCGGAAGGGGGAGAAGGTGGACGGCCAGTTCTTCCCACTGCTTGGATCCTAGGAAGACAAACGACGCCGGCCCCTCACCCTCTGCCCCCTCTCCCCGAGACCCCCGGGAGCCCCCACCCAGTTCGCTACGCTCACTGCCTCCCCCTCGGAAGGGGGAGGGGCGAGGGGGTTCTGGCGACAAACGACAAACGGCCAACGACAAGCGACGCTAGGCTAGAATCACCCTGCGATGCCGAACTCCCCGCAAGGGCGCCCCGCCTCTCCGAAGGACGACCCGTCGTCGGCCATTCGCGTCGACGACGTCCGCATCCGCGAGGTCAAGGAGTTGACGCCGCCCGCGCATCTCCTGCGCGAGTTTCCGACCACGCCGAGTTCGGAGTCGCTCACGTTTGGGACGCGCGAGGCTGTTCATCGCGTGTTGCACGGCGCGGACGACCGCATGCTCGTGATCGTCGGGCCGTGCTCCATCCACGATGTCCGCGCGGCGCGGGAGTACGGGGAGCGGTTGGCGCGGATTCGCGGAGAATTCGAATCGGAGCTGATCGTCGTGATGCGCGTCTACTTCGAGAAGCCGCGCACGACGGTGGGCTGGAAGGGTCTCATCAACGACCCCAACCTCGATGGGAGCTTCCAGATCAACAAGGGCTTGAGGGTTGCCCGCAAGCTCTTGTGGGAGCTGAACGAGTTGGGGATCCCATGCGGCACCGAGTACCTCGATATGATCTCGCCGCAGTACTACGCGGATCTGATCAGTTGGGGTGCGATCGGCGCCCGGACGACGGAGAGTCAGGTGCATCGGGAGCTTTCTTCGGGCCTTTCGTGCCCCGTGGGTTTTAAGAACGGGACGGATGGGAACGTCCGCATCGCCGTGGACGCGATCAAGGCCGCGCAGTCGCCGCACCACTTCCTATCGGTGACCAAGGGCGGCCACTCGGCCATCGTTTCGACCAAGGGCAACGAGGATTGCCACATCATCCTGCGCGGAGGTCGCCAACCCAACTACGGCGCCGAGAGCGTCGACTCCGCGTGCAAGGCGTTGGCGGCCGGGGCGTTGGCGCAGCGCCTGATGATCGATCTCTCGCATGGCAACAGCGGCAAGGAGTACCGCAACCAAACGGCGGTCGGCGCAGAAGTCGCGCGCCAGGTGGCCGAGGGCGACGAGCGCATCTTCGGCGTGATGCTTGAATCGCATTTGAAAGCTGGTCGTCAGGACCTCGAGCCGGGGCAGGAGCTGGAGTACGGCAAGAGCATCACGGACGCGTGCCTCGGCTGGGAGGAGACGGTCCCCCTGCTCGAAGGCATGGCGGCCGCTGTGCGGAGGCGCCGATTGGTGGTGGAAGGCCGTTCGTAGCGGAGGGGAGAAGAGTGGACGAGCGCAAACCTTGGGACGTCCCGGTCACGGAAGAGGGGCGGGACGAGCTGATCCGCATGGTGGCTGACTACCAGCAACCCGGAGATGAGCTTGAGCTGGGGCAGACCCTTTCGCGTCTCGCCCACGTGGTCAAGCACGTGGGATCGCCGGACGGTCAAGGGGCGATGGTTCGGTCGGCCCAGATCGGTTCCGAAGCGGTACGGGTGCTTCGAGAGATCGATGCGCCGAAGGCCCTGTGCCGCGCGCTGCGTATCGCCGCGGTGCCCTTTGTGACCGGTATCGACTGTGAGGCTCTGTTAGCCGAATCGCTGACCCTCGCGCGCCAGATCGGCGACCTCGAGGAGGAGGGCTGGACCCTGTTTCGCATGACAAGGGCGAACGGAGTTGACGGCGTCGCGGTCGAGGATGCCCTTCGGTGCTTCGAAGCGTGCGGTTCGCTCAGCGGGAAGGCCTGCTGCCTCGTGTCGATGGCGATCGAAACTCAGCCACACCCCTTGGAGCTCCTCGAGGAGGCGGCGCGCCTCTATGAGCAGGACGGGAACGAGGTTGAGGCGGGGCGCGCCAGGAAGATCGCCGAAATGCTCACACCGTGAAGGGGCCTCGAGCCTCCGCTTAGGAGCCGATTCCCCAAGTTATCAAGAGCCTTCCGCTGCCGCTGATCCGTCAGAATGAGAGCGGACTTGGCGGTCGCAGGGGCTCCTGATCCCCTCACCCCAACCCCTCTCCCCCGGAGGGGCGAGGGGCCCGGACGGCCGCCCCAACGACCAACCACAAACCACAAACCACTGAAAGCGCGGATGAATCCGCGCACTCCCAAACGACCAACGACAAACGACAAACGATTAACGACAAGTGTCCTTCGTCCACCTCCACAACCACACCGAATACAGCCTCCTCGACGGCGCCAACCGCATTCCGTCGATGGTCAAACGCGCCAAGGAGTTGGGGATGCAGGCGCTCTCCATCAGCGACCACGGCGTGATGTTCGGGGTGATGGAGTTCTATCTCGAGTGCAAGAAGCAGGGGATCAAACCCATCCTCGGGGTCGAGGCGTATGTGGCGCCCAATGGTCTGGGAAAGCGCAACGGCCGGGAAGAGAACGAGACGTACCACCTCCTCCTGCTTGCCAAGAACCTCGAGGGGTACCGCAACCTTTGCAAGCTCTCCTCGATCGCCGCGCTCGAGGGCTACTACTACAAGCCCCGCATCGACCACGAGCTTCTTCGCAAGCACAGCGAGGGTCTGATCGGCACGAGCACGTGCTTGGGAAGCGAAATCTGCCAGGAGCTGCTGAAGGGCTCCTACGACAAGGCCCAGTATCTGGCCGGGATGTACGCCGAGATCTTCGGCGAGGGCAATTACTTCATCGAGCTGCAGGACCACCGGCTCAAGGAGCAGGCGATGATTCGCGAGCCCCTCCTTCGCATCGCGCGCGAGCTGAACCTGCCGACGATCGCCACCAACGACGCGCACTACCTGTGCAAGACCGATTCGAAGCCGCACGACGTGCTGCTCTGCATCCAAACCGGCTCGCTCGTCGAAGACAACAAGCGCATGCGCTTCGAGACGGACGAGTTCTATCTCAAGTCCGAAGAGGAGATGGCTGCGCTGTTCCCGGACGTGCCCGAGGCGCTTGAGAACACGGCGCTCATCGCCGAGATGTGCGAGGTCGAGCTGGGCAGCCAGCGGGCGAACATGCCCGATCCCGAACTCCCCGAAGGCGAAACGCCCCGCTCGTACTTGCGCAAGGTCGCGACCGAGCAACTTGCCAAGCGCGTGAAGGGTGCCGACGAGCGTGCCCTGGAGAGGCTCGAGTACGAGCTGGGCGTCATCGAGAAGACGGGCTTCGAGTCCTACTTTTTGCTTGTGCGCGAGTTCGCCGATTTCACCCGCGAGAGCGGCATCCACTTCGGCGTGCGGGGTTCGGCCGCGGGCTCGCTGGTCTCGTACTGCCTGGGGATTACCGATATCGACCCGCTGGAGTACGACCTCACGTTCGAGCGCTTCCTCAACCCGGAGCGCGTGTCGATGCCCGACATCGACATGGACTTCGAGGACGCGCGCCGCGACGAGGTGATCAAGTGGGTCACCGAGCGCTACGGGAACGACCGCGTGGCGCAGATCGTGACCTTCGGGACGCTGGGCGCGAAGGCGGCGATCAAGGATTGCGGCCGCGTGCAGGGTTACACGCCCCAGGAGACCGACCGGATCTGCAAGACCGTGCCGAACCTGCCTGGGATGAGCCTGGCGAGGGCGCTCAAGGAGTCCGCGGATTTCCGCCAGCTCGTGAACACGGAGCCGAAGGTCGCCTCGCTCGTCGAGATCGCGAAGTCGGTCGAGGGGATGGCGCGGCACTGCGGCGTGCACGCGGCGGGCATCGTGATCAGCAAGGAGCCGCTGATGGAGCACGTCCCGCTCTACCGCGGCAACGACGGCCAGGCCATCACCGCCTACGAGATGGGCATCCTCGAGAAGATCGGGCTGCTCAAGATGGATTTCTTGGGTCTGTCGAACCTCACCGTGCTCGCCAAGGCGGTGGACAACATCCAGAAGGCACGGGGCATCGAACTGGACGTGGGCGCCCTGCCGCTGGACGACGAGCCCACCTACGAACTGCTGGCGCGCGGAGACACGGTCGGCGTGTTCCAGCTCGAGTCGGGCGGCATGACCCGCTACGTTCAGCAACTGAAGCCGCAGAGCGTCCGGGAGCTGGCGGCCATGGTCGCGCTCTACCGGCCCGGTCCGATGGAACACATTCCGCGGTTCATCGACTACAAGTTCGGGCGGGCGACCCCCGAATACCTCGACGAGCGGATGCGCCCGATCCTCGAGGAGACGTACGGCGTCATCGTCTACCAGGACCAGGTGCTCAAGCTCGTACAAGCGCTAGCCGGGTTCTCCCTCGGCAAAGCGGACATCCTGCGCCGGGCGATGGGGAAGAAGGACAAGAAGGCGATGGACTCGATGCACGTCGAGTTCATGTCGGGCGCGGACGCGAACGGAGTGGCCGCGGAAGCCGCACAACAGGTTTGGGAGATGCTGCTCCCGTTTGCCGGCTACGCGTTCAACAAGGCGCATGCCGTGTGCTATGCGATGATCGCGTACCAGACCGCGTACCTCAAGGCCAACTACCCCGTGGAGTACATGGCGGCGCTCCTCGCCGTTTACCGTTCGAAGGAGGACCGTGTCACGAACTTCATCGAGGAGTGTCGGCGGCAGAAGATCTCGGTGCTGCCTCCGGACATCAGCCTGTCGGAAGTGGACTTCTGCATCGAGCACCCGGAGTCCCTACGGGGCGAGCCGCCCAAGCGCGGGGCCAAGGCCCCCCAGCCCGGCATCCGTTTCGGGCTCGCGGCGATCAAAGGGGTGGGCGAGGGCTTGGTGCAGGCCGCGATCGCAGATCGCGAGGAGAACGGGCCGTTCCGCCACCTGTTCGACGTCGCAGACCGCCTCAAGCAGGCGGGGCTGAATCGCGCCGCACTGGATGCTTTGGTGCGGGCGGGGGCGCTGGACTCGATCGATCGCAACCGCCGCAAGCTGGCCGAACACGTGGATGCGGCGATGGTGTACGCCGAGCGCCGAGGGCGGGATCGCGAGGGCGGTCAGAAGAGCATTTTCGAGGAGGACGGAGACACCGCCGCGCCTTCGTTCCCGGATCTTCCCGAGACCGAGACGTTCTCGCGCTCCGAGCTTTTGGCCATGGAGAAGGAGTTGATGGGCATCTACGTGTCCGATCACCCCCTTCGAGGCATGGAGCGGCGCATCCAACAGAGTTCGACGCACACGTGCGGTTCGGTCGAAGAGTTGGAGGAGGGGACGAGTGTTCGGCTGGCGGGGGTCATCGCCGCTTTGCGGACGATCACGACCAAGCAGTCCGGCAAGAAGATGGCGACGATGACCCTCGAGGATTTCTCCGGCCAAGCGCAGGTCATCGTCTTTCCCGCCGTGTACGAGCGCTTCCGCGAGGCGATCGTGAAGGACTCGGTCGTGCGGATGCGCGGGGCTGTGATGCACCGCGAGCGCGCGGGCAGCAGCGGTGAGAAGAGCATCGAGATCCGGATGGAGGACGTCGAGCCGATCGAGCCCGTGCTGGACCTGCAGATGGGGGGTGCGATGGACGCGAAGCGCCTGGTGATCCGCATCGAGAAGGCGACGCCGAGGCAGCTTCAGGGCCTCAAAGGGTTGTTGTGCAAGCATCCGGGCATGTACGAGGTCGAGGTGCAGATTCTCCCGCGCTCCACGTTCCACCCCTTGCTGCTCGATTACACCGTCGCCCCGACGAGCGACTTGCTCGCCTCGATCAAGAACGTGGTGACCGAGTGCGAGTTGGAGCTCGTTGCGCCAGATGGTTCGGCGGCGGAGTATGAATAGGCGTCCCGCATCTGCCGACACTCCAATAGGTTCACCATGCACTTGCTCCTGATCTATCTCGCCCTCGGTCTGCACGGAGGCGCCCCTACCGCCAAAGGTCCGGCCACCGGCGCCGCGGTCTCGGCCGCCCCGTCGACGCCCGCCGCCCCCGGGACAAACGCCGCTCCGGCAGCCTTCGACGTGGCCATCGCCGACGTGGCGCTGCTTCAGGTGAAGTCCGTCCAGGAAGAGCTGAAGATCGACGAGGCGACGCGCGCCCGGATGAACAAACACGCGGATGCCCACAAGAAGGCGCTCGACGCGTATCGGGCGAAGGTGGAGAAGGAGAAGATCGATCCGGCCAAGGCGATGCAGTCGCCCGAAATGGCGAAGATCTTCAAGGACCTGAAGGACGGCGTGTTCTCCGAGCTAAGCGCCGCCCAGATTCACCGATTGCGCGAGCTGACCCTGCAGCGCGCCGGGATCGTGGCGATCGGCCAGGCCGACGTTGCGAAACAAGTCGGGCTGAACGACAAACAGCTCGAGAAGTTTCGTTCGACGTTCCAATCGGAGTTTCAGAAGGTCCAGAAACTGCGCGAGGAGACGATGCGCGGCGCCCTGAAGGAGTACGAGGGCAAGCAGCCCAAGTCCCAAGCGGAGGCGGATGCGTGGCGCCAGGACGCGCAGAAGAAGCTCGCCGCGGCGGAGAAGGCGATGGCCCCGAAGGTCGAGGCCCTCGCCAAGGAGACCGAGTCGCGGCTCAACGCGCTCCTCACCGCGGAGCAGAAGAAGGCGTGGAACGATCTCAAGGGAGCTCCCTTCACTTTCAAGTAGGCTGAGCGGAGCTTCATGAGCGATTCCAACTCCCCATTGGCCGAGCGCTTCGCGCGGTTGCGTGCGAAGGGTGAGAAGGCGTTGGTCTTGTTCGTCACCGCCGGCGATCCGCCCCTGGAGGAGCTGCCCGCGATCCTCGAGACGTTGGCCGAGGCGGGAGCGGACGTGATCGAGGTCGGCATGCCCTTCAGCGACCCGATTGCGGATGGGCCGACCATCCAGGCGAGCAGCCAGCGGGCGTTGGACCGCGGCGCCACGCCGTCGAAGGTCCTGGAGGCGCTTGGCGCGGTCCAGATGGACGTGCCGCGGGTGTTGATGGGCTACTACAACCCGGTCCTTCGGCGCGGTTTGGACGCCTTTGCCTCAGCGGCCGCGGCCGCCGGTGTTTCGGGCACGATCATCAGCGATCTGACGCCGGAGGAGGCCCAGCCCTGGCGGGACGCGAGTCTCGCCCACGGCCTCGACACGATCTTCCTCGTCGCCCCGACGAGCACGGAGGCGCGCTTGGAGAGGGCGTGTTCGATGGCGACGGGTTTCGTCTACGCGGTCTCGCGCACCGGCGTCACCGGGGCGGGGAACCAGGTGCCGGCCGACGTGGGGAGTTTGGTGCGGAGGGTGCGCGCCCACACGGAGACGCCGGTGTGCGTCGGGTTCGGGATCAGCACTCCCGAGCACGTGCGGGCCGTATGTGCGGACGCGGACGGGGCCGTGGTGGGCAGTTGGCTGGTCGACCTCCTCGCGCAGCACTGGCAGGGCGGCGCGGGCCGGGAGAAGGTGCGCTCCGCCGTCGCCGCCCTGAAGGCCGCCACCCGAGGTGTTGCACTCCCAGATTAGAACCCAAACTCCTTGGCTCGGACCTCGCGGACGTCCTTTCGCTCGCGGATCAGCCTTTCCAGTGTCTCGGAGATGGGGTCGAGCTTCGGCTCGTCGTGGCTGATGGCGATGCCCTTGCGGATCGTCCCGTCGCCCTCGAAGTACAGCTCGACGAACTCGCCGTCCTTCACCGAGCCGTAGAACGTGGATTCGCCCACCAGCTCCGAATCGCCCCGCAGAATCATGTGCAGGTCGAGGAAGTCGGAGAAGAAGTAGGGGACCTGGTCGTAGGGAGTGTCGGCGCCCGCCATGTTGGCTCCGGCCGCTCGGCCCTGCCATCGCGCGTGGAGGTGGTGTTCGGCATGCCACTGCTTGCCGAGCACCACGTCGTCGAAGTGGGCCACGTCGCCGGCGGCCCAGACGTGTGGATCGCTGGTTTGGAGCTTGGAGTCCACGACGATGCCGCCGTCGGTCGCCACCTTCAGCCCCGCGGCGCTCGCCAACTCCGTGTTGAGTTCGGCACCGGTGCAGATCACGACGCACTGTGCGGACGTCGTGCCCGCGTCCGTGACCACCGCCTCGGCGCGGGACGTCCCGGCCACGCCGATCACGTGGTGTCCGAGCACAAAACGCGCGCCCTCGCGCTCGAAGCGCGTCTTGATGAACGATCCGGTGGTTTCGCTGGCGAAGAGGTGCCAGGGGTGTCCGCCTGCAGACACGATGGTGGTCTTGAGCCCGCGCCCAATGCAGGCGGCTGCCACCTCGATGCCGAGGTAGCCCGCGCCGACGACCACGACGTCCGGATGCCTGGGAAACACCTCGCGCAGGTTGCGCGCGTCGTCCAGGGTGCGGAGGTAGAAGACGCCGGGGAGTTCCGCGCCGGGCAGATCCGACCCGTGGGGTTTTGCGCCGGTGGCGAGGAGCGCCTTCTCGTAGGTCACGGTGTCGCCGTTCTCCAGCGTCGCAGTTCGCGCGGCGGGGTCGAGCCGCGTCGCGCGGACCCCCACCAGGAGGTCGATGTGGTTGTCGGGATAGAAGTTGTCGAACTTGCTGTAGGCGTCGTCGTCGGCGAACGTGTCCTTGGCCAAAGCCGACTTGGAGACGGGCGGCCGGTCGTACGGGGGGTGGTTCTCCCCGCACACGAGGAGGATCGAGCCTTCCTTGTCGTGGTCGCGGATCGTCTGCGCCGCGGAAACGCTGGCGACCCCGCCGCCGATGAGGAGGTACTTCGTGGTGTGGGAGCTCATTGGGACATTCTACGGCGGTCGGGGCCCTCGTGTTTTGTCCTGGGCGACCTTTGTCGCACGAAGTCCAAATCCGCCGGTTAGGAAGCCGGCGTTGGATTGCAAACCTACCGCTGGAACACCGAGACCACCAAGAGGATGAGCCCCGCGAGGACCACCAGCGCCACCAGCGCGACCCGCATGTGTCGGCGCGGATACCATCGCCCCTCGCGCATCTGCCGCGAGAGCATTTGAAGCGCCTCGTTCTCCGCGGCGTCAAGCCGCTCGCGCTCCTCGGGGGTCAATTGGCGCAATGCATCGTGGTCCACGGCTACGGAGGGCACGAGGCAGGTGAGCCTCGGGTTGCAAAAAAAAGGGCGAGAGCTTCCACCCTCGCCCCTTCGATTTCCGAGAAGCCCGACTTAGCGGGCGTAGAACTCGATGACCTGTTGCTCTTGGAAGAAGTTGGGGAAGTCTTCGCGCTCCGGCAGGGCGATGATCTTGCCGCTGAAGTTCACCACGTCGGCGTCCATGTACGCCGGGACCGGGGCGCCTTCGTAGTGGTTCATGCGGGCCATGCCGCGGCTGGCCTCGCGGTCGCGGACGCTGATCACGTCGCCGACCTTGAGCTGGTAGCTGGGCACGTTCACGAGCTTGCCGTTCACGAGGATGTGCTGGTGGGTGACCATCTGCCGCGCCTGGAAGATCGAGCGCGCGTAGCCGAGGCGCCACACCGCGGTCTGCAGCCGCAGCTCAAGAAGCCGCAGGAAGTTCAAGCTGTTGTTGCCGTGCATGCGCGCGGCCTTCTTGAACGTGTTGTGGAACTGCTTCTCCATCATGTGGTAGTAGCGGCGGATCACCTGCTTCGCCTGAAGCTGCTCCCCGTACTCCGACTGACGGCGCTGGTCGCGCATGTTCGGGCCGTGCTGGCCCGGCGGATACGGCCGTTTGGAGCTGGGGCACTTGGGTTTGCCCCAGATGTTGAAGCCGACGATGCGGCAGATATCTGTCTTTCTTCCCGTGTAGTTCGCCATAGATCGATCGTTTTGGAACCGAAAACCCGTCGCCGGCCGCGGAAAATGGCACGGACCTCCGGTCGCAAGAGTGGATTATACCGCGAGGGGCGTGTGTCGTCTATCGTTTGTCGTTTGTCGGGGAGAGGTCCGAACGATAAACGACAAACGACAAACGATCAACGATAATAGCTTTCATGCTCATCGCCGCCCTTGCCCTGGCAGACGCGCATCGGGGGGTTTCCCTCGTCGCGGTTCACGATCTCGCCGGCTTTCACGTCGTTTCAGAACGTGCGGGCGAGCGGGTCTTGGAATCCAAAGGGGTCGGGCCGGGATTCGATTGGAACGAACTCGTCGTCTCGTGGAACGCCGAGGATCGGGCGCGGACGGGGCTGGTCGTCGAGGTTCGGGCTCGCGGCGAGGGCTTCGAGTCGAAGTTCTACACGATGGCGCGATGGTCGGCGGATCGTGCGGAGCCGCGCGAGAGCGTCAAGGGTCAGAAGGACGCCGACGGGGACGTGGACACCGACACGCTGAAGCTGCGCCAGCCCGGGCGGGACGTGGACGTGCGCATCACCCTTCGCGCCGAGCCGCCGCGCGCCCAGCCGAAGATCGATCTCCTGACGCTCTGCTTCGCCGATCGACGGGCGTCGCCTCCGCCCTTGGAGCCCTTCAAAGAAGCCTGGGGGAAGGTCATCGAAGCGCCGCGACGGTCTCAGATGAGCTACCCGGGAGGAAACGTGCTGTGCAGCCCGACGGCGGTTTCCATGATCCTCGCGCACTGGGCGGAAGTGCTGGACAGGCCGATGCTCGACCGGGATGTGCCGGAGGTGCAGGCGGGGGTGTTCGATCCCAAATGGCCGGGGACGGGCAACTGGCCCTTCAACACGGCGTTCGCCGGTTCGCAGCCGGGCATGCGGGCGTACGTGGCGCGCCTCACGGACATCGCCGAACTGGAGGCGTGGACCGCGGCGGGGTTCCCCGTGGCGACCTCGGTGAGCTACGACTTGCTGCGGGGCAAGGGGAAGAAGGGATCCAACGACGGGCACCTCGTGGTGCTCGTCGGGTTCACCGAACAGGGCGATCCGGTGTTCAACGACCCCGGGAAGGGAACCGAGGTGCGCCAGACCTACCAGCGCGCGCATTTCGACGCCGCGTGGGCCTCGTCGGGTCGCACGGTGTACCTCATCTACCCCCGTTACATGGTGCCTCCCGACGACCCCTTCGGCCACTGGGTCCCTTAAGTCTTCGCGCGGCCCCCCCTCAGCGTCTCGGCGCCTCCGCGTGAGCCTTGGCGCTATCTGCGTGCCCCCTTGAAATGCGCCCTGCCCGAAACCAATAGTCCCGATATCCTAGCGTGCGCGCGTTCGAAGCGGGGATACTGCCTGCGGGGATGAAGAACAGGGTTTTATGGATCGTCGGTGTCCTGATGCTCGTCGTCTGCGGATTCGGCGGGGTCGCGTTCCAGAAGATGATGGCGGCTCGGGCCGAATCGAAGGACACTCTGGACAAGACCGCCAAGGTGACGCGCGGGGACTTGGAGGTGCGGGTCGTCGAGACCGGCACCATCGACGCGGTGAAGGCCGTCGAGGTCAAGAGCCGCGTGTCCGGCCGTCTCTCGCAGTTGTTGGTCGATGAGGGCGACCGCGTCGAGAAGGGTCAGTTGATCGCGGTGATCGACCCCAAGGAGACGAAGCTGCAAGTCGAGCGCGACTCCGCGTCGCTGTCAGGGGCCCAAAGCGCCGTCGAGCGGGCGGCGATCGACATCGCGCAGCGCCGCGTGACGGCGGCCGAGGATTTGAAGCAGGCCAAGGCCCGCGTCGCGCAGTTGGAGGCCGAGCTGGGCATTCAGCCGACGTTGACCAGCCAGGCGATCCAATCCGCGCAGACTGCGGTCAACACGGCGATCCAAGCGCGCGAACAGTTGCTGAAGACCACGCAGCCGCTGGACCGCACCAACGCCGAGACCGAGCTGAGCGAAGCGACTTCGGCCCTTCAGAACGCCCAAACCGAATTGGCGCGCCAGCAGGAGCTTCTGAAGCAGGGGTTCGTGGCGCAGCGGGCGGTGGAGGTGGCGAGGTTGGCACTCGATCAGGCGCAGTCGCGCGTGGCGCGGGCGAAGGACCGTCTCGGGCGTCTGGAAACGCAGCAGAAGATCGAGCTGCAGCAGGCCGACGAGCGCGTGAGGCAGACGCAAACCGATCTCGAGCGCGCCAAGGCGAACCGGATCCAGGACATGGTCAAGCGGAAGGAGTACGAGACCGCCGTGGCCTCGATGAAGAAGGCCGAGGCGGCCCTGATGGACGTCGACGCGCTCAAGAAATCGCGCCAGCAGCAGATGGCCACGGTACGGCAGCTCCAGAGCGTGGTCGGCGAGAGCCAGCGGCAGCTCGGTGAGACCGAGATCCGCGCCCCGATCAGCGGAGTCGTGACCAAGAAGATGGTGCAGGAGGGCGAGCTGGTCGCCAGCATCAGCGGGTTCAGCGCCGGCAGTCCGATCGTGCGCATCGAGGATCGCGGCCAGATGATGGTCAAGCTCGACGTGAACGAAATCGACACCGCCCGTCTCGCGTTGGGTATGCCCGCCAAGGTCGACATCGACGCCCTACCCAAGCTGCCGCTGGAAGGGACGGTGCACAAGATCGCTCCGGCCTCGAAGAATGCGGGGACCGCGGCCCAGGGCGGCGCCGAGACCGTGGTGAAGTACGAGGTGGAGATCTGGCTCTCCAGCACTTCGCCCGAAATCCGTTCGGGCATGTCGGCCAAGTGCACGATCATTCCCGAAGCGCGGAAGGGAGTGCTGCAACTGCCGGTGGAGTTTGTCGGTACGGACAGCAAGGGGCGCTTCGTCGAGTTCCCGCTCTCGAAGGCGGAGGAGCAGAAGAAGGATGCCAAGCCGCGTCGCGAGTACGTGCAGGTTGGGTTGAGCACGGGGTCGCGCATCGAGATCCTGTCCGGTCTCAAGGAAGGGGACGTGGTGGCCCGGCCCAAATACACGGGACCCGAGCGCAAGGGCATGATGCAGATGGGAGCCGACGACGGCGACAGCGGCGGTTCGGACGAGCAGAAGAAGGAAGAGGGCTCCGGCTCGTGAACCTCGGACAGTCGTTCCTGATCGCGCTCGGAATGCTTCGGCTGCACAAGCTGCGGGCGTTCCTGACGATGCTCGGCGTGATCATCGGCGTGATGAGCGTGACGATCATCGTCATGGTCTCGAACGGCTTCCAGCACTACCTTGACACCGAGTTCAAGAAGCTCGGGGCCGACACGATCATTTTGTTTTACGATCCGGGTCGGATGCGGCGCGGGCAAAGCGTGGGATTCCTCGAGGGATTGAAGAGCGAGGACATGAAGTTCATCCAAGATCGCGTCGCCGCGATCGACGTGATGTCGGGAATCCAGCAGGTGGGCGGCAAGAAGCTGCGCTACGAAGACCGCGAAATCTCGGACGTCACGATCTACGCGACGGACGAGAACTTCGCGGAGCTCAACCGGATGAACGTGGTCGAGGGGCGCCACTTGACGAAGGCCGACGTGGA
This genomic window from Fimbriimonadaceae bacterium contains:
- a CDS encoding NAD(P)/FAD-dependent oxidoreductase — translated: MSSHTTKYLLIGGGVASVSAAQTIRDHDKEGSILLVCGENHPPYDRPPVSKSALAKDTFADDDAYSKFDNFYPDNHIDLLVGVRATRLDPAARTATLENGDTVTYEKALLATGAKPHGSDLPGAELPGVFYLRTLDDARNLREVFPRHPDVVVVGAGYLGIEVAAACIGRGLKTTIVSAGGHPWHLFASETTGSFIKTRFEREGARFVLGHHVIGVAGTSRAEAVVTDAGTTSAQCVVICTGAELNTELASAAGLKVATDGGIVVDSKLQTSDPHVWAAGDVAHFDDVVLGKQWHAEHHLHARWQGRAAGANMAGADTPYDQVPYFFSDFLDLHMILRGDSELVGESTFYGSVKDGEFVELYFEGDGTIRKGIAISHDEPKLDPISETLERLIRERKDVREVRAKEFGF
- a CDS encoding biotin/lipoyl-binding protein, translated to MRAFEAGILPAGMKNRVLWIVGVLMLVVCGFGGVAFQKMMAARAESKDTLDKTAKVTRGDLEVRVVETGTIDAVKAVEVKSRVSGRLSQLLVDEGDRVEKGQLIAVIDPKETKLQVERDSASLSGAQSAVERAAIDIAQRRVTAAEDLKQAKARVAQLEAELGIQPTLTSQAIQSAQTAVNTAIQAREQLLKTTQPLDRTNAETELSEATSALQNAQTELARQQELLKQGFVAQRAVEVARLALDQAQSRVARAKDRLGRLETQQKIELQQADERVRQTQTDLERAKANRIQDMVKRKEYETAVASMKKAEAALMDVDALKKSRQQQMATVRQLQSVVGESQRQLGETEIRAPISGVVTKKMVQEGELVASISGFSAGSPIVRIEDRGQMMVKLDVNEIDTARLALGMPAKVDIDALPKLPLEGTVHKIAPASKNAGTAAQGGAETVVKYEVEIWLSSTSPEIRSGMSAKCTIIPEARKGVLQLPVEFVGTDSKGRFVEFPLSKAEEQKKDAKPRREYVQVGLSTGSRIEILSGLKEGDVVARPKYTGPERKGMMQMGADDGDSGGSDEQKKEEGSGS
- the rpsD gene encoding 30S ribosomal protein S4 — translated: MANYTGRKTDICRIVGFNIWGKPKCPSSKRPYPPGQHGPNMRDQRRQSEYGEQLQAKQVIRRYYHMMEKQFHNTFKKAARMHGNNSLNFLRLLELRLQTAVWRLGYARSIFQARQMVTHQHILVNGKLVNVPSYQLKVGDVISVRDREASRGMARMNHYEGAPVPAYMDADVVNFSGKIIALPEREDFPNFFQEQQVIEFYAR
- a CDS encoding peptidase C39 family protein is translated as MLIAALALADAHRGVSLVAVHDLAGFHVVSERAGERVLESKGVGPGFDWNELVVSWNAEDRARTGLVVEVRARGEGFESKFYTMARWSADRAEPRESVKGQKDADGDVDTDTLKLRQPGRDVDVRITLRAEPPRAQPKIDLLTLCFADRRASPPPLEPFKEAWGKVIEAPRRSQMSYPGGNVLCSPTAVSMILAHWAEVLDRPMLDRDVPEVQAGVFDPKWPGTGNWPFNTAFAGSQPGMRAYVARLTDIAELEAWTAAGFPVATSVSYDLLRGKGKKGSNDGHLVVLVGFTEQGDPVFNDPGKGTEVRQTYQRAHFDAAWASSGRTVYLIYPRYMVPPDDPFGHWVP
- the trpA gene encoding tryptophan synthase subunit alpha; the encoded protein is MSDSNSPLAERFARLRAKGEKALVLFVTAGDPPLEELPAILETLAEAGADVIEVGMPFSDPIADGPTIQASSQRALDRGATPSKVLEALGAVQMDVPRVLMGYYNPVLRRGLDAFASAAAAAGVSGTIISDLTPEEAQPWRDASLAHGLDTIFLVAPTSTEARLERACSMATGFVYAVSRTGVTGAGNQVPADVGSLVRRVRAHTETPVCVGFGISTPEHVRAVCADADGAVVGSWLVDLLAQHWQGGAGREKVRSAVAALKAATRGVALPD